A section of the Lepidochelys kempii isolate rLepKem1 chromosome 4, rLepKem1.hap2, whole genome shotgun sequence genome encodes:
- the MAP9 gene encoding microtubule-associated protein 9 isoform X3, giving the protein MSDEDIGTTLAYTKSPKVSRRTTFQDELQEAISARAARQQTAEYSDDFDSDEDDEEKHQQMTILNSQNLTGDREDETEWSFIEKSTCHGNEGDHCNESHMAVLQNERKEITQHEFENKPVPKLREHRIKNISSAENVSISALDDRYKPSPQPRNVLRKTSHVEDKEVARAEDKTASSSYRLPSFSAPSSLTRLSDKITTSEKRALAESPSPEGPWLTSSSPPFPIHFHSADEMSGDSDLLMCGEGSPSKGQDQTEYDDSRDLKLENNGRKSPSVIELMMTTVYEKTKKLQKSTDDKLEENLQTLEEKFIADGIKEMLLNDKSEDMAEVSTSEDSDKKEFQYKETLSEKVRPSSSSRSLSSTYLKKAGKTIPPSTTTSSQYLGTLKVLDNKHLQKYSAELDKADSLRAAVYQDWLEKKRVFLLELQRIKRNKAEHLKNANEKKEATKKEEAIASFEAWKAMKEREAKKKLAEKKKLEELKKRRAAEQNEEKKEAAQKAAFEKWKEKKAEYLREQSRKEKQAERIKKKKEEEVIAEKKRDSMSAVDKWNEKKEEFVKQKKTEKIQEKRRQEIEQFERGEKDKRAMEEYERWLETKERRDQIEKKQKKLQVILEDETPPPWSPPGKAVSSRNY; this is encoded by the exons ATGTCTGATGAAGATATTGGCACCACTTTAGCCTATACCAAGAGCCCCAAGGTCTCCAGGAGAACCACTTTTCAG gaTGAGCTACAAGAAGCAATTTCTGCTCGTGCAGCAAGACAGCAAACTGCTGAATACTCAGATGACTTTGACAGTGATGAGGATG ATGAAGAGAAACATCAACAGATGACAATTTTGAATAGCCAAAACTTGACTGGTGACAGAGAAGATGAAACAGAATGGTCATTCATTGAAAAATCAACTTGTCATGGTAATGAAGGTGACCACTGTAATGAATCACATATGGCTGTACTGCAGAATGAAAGGAAAGAAATTACTCAACATGAATTTGAAAACAAACCAGTACCAAAGCTAAGGGAGCACAGAATCAAGAATATATCATCAG CTGAGAATGTCAGCATTTCTGCACTGGATGATCGTTATAAACCATCACCTCAACCAAGAAATGTGTTAAGAAAGACCAGCCATGTAGAAGACAAAGAAGTTGCCAGGGCAGAAGATAAGACTGCTTCTTCTAGTTACAGATTACCTTCATTTTCTGCACCATCCTCCCTAACTAGGCTGAGTGACAAAATAACAACATCCGAGAAAAGGGCACTTGCTGAAAGCCCTAGTCCCGAG GGTCCATGGCTAACAAGCTCTTCACCACCATTCCCTATTCATTTTCATTCAGCTGATGAAATGTCTGGAGACTCGGATTTGTTAATGTGTGGAGAAGGCTCTCCTTCAAAAG GGCAGGATCAAACAGAATATGATGACAGCAGGGATTTGAAACTGGAGAATAATGGCAGAAAATCCCCATCTGTGATAGAACTAATGATGACTACAGTGTATGAGAAAACTAAGAAACTACAGAAATCTACTGATGACAAGCTTGAAGAAAATTTGCAAACATTGGAAGAGAAATTCATTGCTGATGGCATAAAGGAAATGTTACTGAATGATAAATCTGAAGACATGGCGGAAGTGAGCACTTCAGAGGACTCGGACAAG AAAGAATTTCAATATAAGGAAACACTTTCAGAAAAAGTGAGACCTTCTTCATCAAGCAG GTCTCTGTCTTCTACATACTTGAAGAAAGCTGGGAAAACCATCCCTCCATCTACAACTACATCTTCTCAATACTTGGGAACATTAAAGGTCTTAGACAATAAACACTTGCAAAAATATAGTGCTGAGCTTGACAAAGCAGATAGTTTACGAGCAGCTGTTTATCAG GATTGGTTGGAAAAGAAAAGAGTCTTTCTACTAGAACTGCAAAGAATTAAAAGGAACAAAGCAGAACATTTAAAGAACGCAAATGAAaag AAAGAAGCTACTAAGAAAGAAGAAGCAATTGCATCTTTTGAAGCCTGGAAGGCAATGaaagaaagagaagcaaaaaagaaaCTAGCTGAAAAAAAGAAGCTTGAGGAGTTGAAGAAACGGAGAGCAGCAGAACAGAATGAAGAGAAAAAAGAAGCAGCTCAAAAGGCA GCAtttgaaaaatggaaagaaaagaaagcagagtatTTAAGAGAGCAAAGtagaaaggaaaaacaagctGAAAGAatcaagaagaagaaagaagaggaagttaTTGCAGAAAAGAAACGAGACAGCATGTCTGCTGTTGATAAATG GaatgaaaaaaaggaagaatttgTAAAACAAAAGAAGACAGAAAAAATCCAAGAGAAAAGACGGCAAGAAATAGAACAATTTGAGAGGGGAGAAAAAGATAAAAGGGCTATGGAGGAATATGAAAGATGGCTG GAAACGAAAGAGAGGAGAGACCAGattgagaaaaaacaaaagaagctcCAGGTTATCCTTGAGGATGAAACCCCTCCTCCATGGAGCCCGCCTGGCAAAGCTGTTTCGTCAAGGAACTACTGA
- the MAP9 gene encoding microtubule-associated protein 9 isoform X1 — protein sequence MSDEDIGTTLAYTKSPKVSRRTTFQDELQEAISARAARQQTAEYSDDFDSDEDDDETTQKKALFKSEMADDLSSLLDEEKHQQMTILNSQNLTGDREDETEWSFIEKSTCHGNEGDHCNESHMAVLQNERKEITQHEFENKPVPKLREHRIKNISSAENVSISALDDRYKPSPQPRNVLRKTSHVEDKEVARAEDKTASSSYRLPSFSAPSSLTRLSDKITTSEKRALAESPSPEGPWLTSSSPPFPIHFHSADEMSGDSDLLMCGEGSPSKGQDQTEYDDSRDLKLENNGRKSPSVIELMMTTVYEKTKKLQKSTDDKLEENLQTLEEKFIADGIKEMLLNDKSEDMAEVSTSEDSDKKEFQYKETLSEKVRPSSSSRSLSSTYLKKAGKTIPPSTTTSSQYLGTLKVLDNKHLQKYSAELDKADSLRAAVYQDWLEKKRVFLLELQRIKRNKAEHLKNANEKKEATKKEEAIASFEAWKAMKEREAKKKLAEKKKLEELKKRRAAEQNEEKKEAAQKAAFEKWKEKKAEYLREQSRKEKQAERIKKKKEEEVIAEKKRDSMSAVDKWNEKKEEFVKQKKTEKIQEKRRQEIEQFERGEKDKRAMEEYERWLETKERRDQIEKKQKKLQVILEDETPPPWSPPGKAVSSRNY from the exons ATGTCTGATGAAGATATTGGCACCACTTTAGCCTATACCAAGAGCCCCAAGGTCTCCAGGAGAACCACTTTTCAG gaTGAGCTACAAGAAGCAATTTCTGCTCGTGCAGCAAGACAGCAAACTGCTGAATACTCAGATGACTTTGACAGTGATGAGGATG ATGATGAGACTACTCAGAAAAAGGcccttttcaaaagtgaaatGGCTGATGACTTGTCTTCACTATTAGATGAAGAGAAACATCAACAGATGACAATTTTGAATAGCCAAAACTTGACTGGTGACAGAGAAGATGAAACAGAATGGTCATTCATTGAAAAATCAACTTGTCATGGTAATGAAGGTGACCACTGTAATGAATCACATATGGCTGTACTGCAGAATGAAAGGAAAGAAATTACTCAACATGAATTTGAAAACAAACCAGTACCAAAGCTAAGGGAGCACAGAATCAAGAATATATCATCAG CTGAGAATGTCAGCATTTCTGCACTGGATGATCGTTATAAACCATCACCTCAACCAAGAAATGTGTTAAGAAAGACCAGCCATGTAGAAGACAAAGAAGTTGCCAGGGCAGAAGATAAGACTGCTTCTTCTAGTTACAGATTACCTTCATTTTCTGCACCATCCTCCCTAACTAGGCTGAGTGACAAAATAACAACATCCGAGAAAAGGGCACTTGCTGAAAGCCCTAGTCCCGAG GGTCCATGGCTAACAAGCTCTTCACCACCATTCCCTATTCATTTTCATTCAGCTGATGAAATGTCTGGAGACTCGGATTTGTTAATGTGTGGAGAAGGCTCTCCTTCAAAAG GGCAGGATCAAACAGAATATGATGACAGCAGGGATTTGAAACTGGAGAATAATGGCAGAAAATCCCCATCTGTGATAGAACTAATGATGACTACAGTGTATGAGAAAACTAAGAAACTACAGAAATCTACTGATGACAAGCTTGAAGAAAATTTGCAAACATTGGAAGAGAAATTCATTGCTGATGGCATAAAGGAAATGTTACTGAATGATAAATCTGAAGACATGGCGGAAGTGAGCACTTCAGAGGACTCGGACAAG AAAGAATTTCAATATAAGGAAACACTTTCAGAAAAAGTGAGACCTTCTTCATCAAGCAG GTCTCTGTCTTCTACATACTTGAAGAAAGCTGGGAAAACCATCCCTCCATCTACAACTACATCTTCTCAATACTTGGGAACATTAAAGGTCTTAGACAATAAACACTTGCAAAAATATAGTGCTGAGCTTGACAAAGCAGATAGTTTACGAGCAGCTGTTTATCAG GATTGGTTGGAAAAGAAAAGAGTCTTTCTACTAGAACTGCAAAGAATTAAAAGGAACAAAGCAGAACATTTAAAGAACGCAAATGAAaag AAAGAAGCTACTAAGAAAGAAGAAGCAATTGCATCTTTTGAAGCCTGGAAGGCAATGaaagaaagagaagcaaaaaagaaaCTAGCTGAAAAAAAGAAGCTTGAGGAGTTGAAGAAACGGAGAGCAGCAGAACAGAATGAAGAGAAAAAAGAAGCAGCTCAAAAGGCA GCAtttgaaaaatggaaagaaaagaaagcagagtatTTAAGAGAGCAAAGtagaaaggaaaaacaagctGAAAGAatcaagaagaagaaagaagaggaagttaTTGCAGAAAAGAAACGAGACAGCATGTCTGCTGTTGATAAATG GaatgaaaaaaaggaagaatttgTAAAACAAAAGAAGACAGAAAAAATCCAAGAGAAAAGACGGCAAGAAATAGAACAATTTGAGAGGGGAGAAAAAGATAAAAGGGCTATGGAGGAATATGAAAGATGGCTG GAAACGAAAGAGAGGAGAGACCAGattgagaaaaaacaaaagaagctcCAGGTTATCCTTGAGGATGAAACCCCTCCTCCATGGAGCCCGCCTGGCAAAGCTGTTTCGTCAAGGAACTACTGA
- the MAP9 gene encoding microtubule-associated protein 9 isoform X5, which yields MSDEDIGTTLAYTKSPKVSRRTTFQDELQEAISARAARQQTAEYSDDFDSDEDEELPENNSAVENTNKKSVAFDITLSDDETTQKKALFKSEMADDLSSLLDEEKHQQMTILNSQNLTGDREDETEWSFIEKSTCHGNEGDHCNESHMAVLQNERKEITQHEFENKPVPKLREHRIKNISSAENVSISALDDRYKPSPQPRNVLRKTSHVEDKEVARAEDKTASSSYRLPSFSAPSSLTRLSDKITTSEKRALAESPSPEGPWLTSSSPPFPIHFHSADEMSGDSDLLMCGEGSPSKGQDQTEYDDSRDLKLENNGRKSPSVIELMMTTVYEKTKKLQKSTDDKLEENLQTLEEKFIADGIKEMLLNDKSEDMAEVSTSEDSDKKEFQYKETLSEKVRPSSSSRSLSSTYLKKAGKTIPPSTTTSSQYLGTLKVLDNKHLQKYSAELDKADSLRAAVYQDWLEKKRVFLLELQRIKRNKAEHLKNANEKKEATKKEEAIASFEAWKAMKEREAKKKLAEKKKLEELKKRRAAEQNEEKKEAAQKAAFEKWKEKKAEYLREQSRKEKQAERIKKKKEEEVIAEKKRDSMSAVDKWNEKKEEFVKQKKTEKIQEKRRQEIEQFERGEKDKRAMEEYERWLETKERRDQIEKKQKKLQVILEDETPPPWSPPGKAVSSRNY from the exons ATGTCTGATGAAGATATTGGCACCACTTTAGCCTATACCAAGAGCCCCAAGGTCTCCAGGAGAACCACTTTTCAG gaTGAGCTACAAGAAGCAATTTCTGCTCGTGCAGCAAGACAGCAAACTGCTGAATACTCAGATGACTTTGACAGTGATGAGGATG AAGAACTTCCTGAAAATAATTCAGCTGTTGAAAACACAAATAAGAAATCAGTTGCCTTTGATATTACCCTCTCAGATGATGAGACTACTCAGAAAAAGGcccttttcaaaagtgaaatGGCTGATGACTTGTCTTCACTATTAGATGAAGAGAAACATCAACAGATGACAATTTTGAATAGCCAAAACTTGACTGGTGACAGAGAAGATGAAACAGAATGGTCATTCATTGAAAAATCAACTTGTCATGGTAATGAAGGTGACCACTGTAATGAATCACATATGGCTGTACTGCAGAATGAAAGGAAAGAAATTACTCAACATGAATTTGAAAACAAACCAGTACCAAAGCTAAGGGAGCACAGAATCAAGAATATATCATCAG CTGAGAATGTCAGCATTTCTGCACTGGATGATCGTTATAAACCATCACCTCAACCAAGAAATGTGTTAAGAAAGACCAGCCATGTAGAAGACAAAGAAGTTGCCAGGGCAGAAGATAAGACTGCTTCTTCTAGTTACAGATTACCTTCATTTTCTGCACCATCCTCCCTAACTAGGCTGAGTGACAAAATAACAACATCCGAGAAAAGGGCACTTGCTGAAAGCCCTAGTCCCGAG GGTCCATGGCTAACAAGCTCTTCACCACCATTCCCTATTCATTTTCATTCAGCTGATGAAATGTCTGGAGACTCGGATTTGTTAATGTGTGGAGAAGGCTCTCCTTCAAAAG GGCAGGATCAAACAGAATATGATGACAGCAGGGATTTGAAACTGGAGAATAATGGCAGAAAATCCCCATCTGTGATAGAACTAATGATGACTACAGTGTATGAGAAAACTAAGAAACTACAGAAATCTACTGATGACAAGCTTGAAGAAAATTTGCAAACATTGGAAGAGAAATTCATTGCTGATGGCATAAAGGAAATGTTACTGAATGATAAATCTGAAGACATGGCGGAAGTGAGCACTTCAGAGGACTCGGACAAG AAAGAATTTCAATATAAGGAAACACTTTCAGAAAAAGTGAGACCTTCTTCATCAAGCAG GTCTCTGTCTTCTACATACTTGAAGAAAGCTGGGAAAACCATCCCTCCATCTACAACTACATCTTCTCAATACTTGGGAACATTAAAGGTCTTAGACAATAAACACTTGCAAAAATATAGTGCTGAGCTTGACAAAGCAGATAGTTTACGAGCAGCTGTTTATCAG GATTGGTTGGAAAAGAAAAGAGTCTTTCTACTAGAACTGCAAAGAATTAAAAGGAACAAAGCAGAACATTTAAAGAACGCAAATGAAaag AAAGAAGCTACTAAGAAAGAAGAAGCAATTGCATCTTTTGAAGCCTGGAAGGCAATGaaagaaagagaagcaaaaaagaaaCTAGCTGAAAAAAAGAAGCTTGAGGAGTTGAAGAAACGGAGAGCAGCAGAACAGAATGAAGAGAAAAAAGAAGCAGCTCAAAAGGCA GCAtttgaaaaatggaaagaaaagaaagcagagtatTTAAGAGAGCAAAGtagaaaggaaaaacaagctGAAAGAatcaagaagaagaaagaagaggaagttaTTGCAGAAAAGAAACGAGACAGCATGTCTGCTGTTGATAAATG GaatgaaaaaaaggaagaatttgTAAAACAAAAGAAGACAGAAAAAATCCAAGAGAAAAGACGGCAAGAAATAGAACAATTTGAGAGGGGAGAAAAAGATAAAAGGGCTATGGAGGAATATGAAAGATGGCTG GAAACGAAAGAGAGGAGAGACCAGattgagaaaaaacaaaagaagctcCAGGTTATCCTTGAGGATGAAACCCCTCCTCCATGGAGCCCGCCTGGCAAAGCTGTTTCGTCAAGGAACTACTGA
- the MAP9 gene encoding microtubule-associated protein 9 isoform X4 — protein sequence MSDEDIGTTLAYTKSPKVSRRTTFQDELQEAISARAARQQTAEYSDDFDSDEDAENVSISALDDRYKPSPQPRNVLRKTSHVEDKEVARAEDKTASSSYRLPSFSAPSSLTRLSDKITTSEKRALAESPSPEGPWLTSSSPPFPIHFHSADEMSGDSDLLMCGEGSPSKGQDQTEYDDSRDLKLENNGRKSPSVIELMMTTVYEKTKKLQKSTDDKLEENLQTLEEKFIADGIKEMLLNDKSEDMAEVSTSEDSDKKEFQYKETLSEKVRPSSSSRSLSSTYLKKAGKTIPPSTTTSSQYLGTLKVLDNKHLQKYSAELDKADSLRAAVYQDWLEKKRVFLLELQRIKRNKAEHLKNANEKKEATKKEEAIASFEAWKAMKEREAKKKLAEKKKLEELKKRRAAEQNEEKKEAAQKAAFEKWKEKKAEYLREQSRKEKQAERIKKKKEEEVIAEKKRDSMSAVDKWNEKKEEFVKQKKTEKIQEKRRQEIEQFERGEKDKRAMEEYERWLETKERRDQIEKKQKKLQVILEDETPPPWSPPGKAVSSRNY from the exons ATGTCTGATGAAGATATTGGCACCACTTTAGCCTATACCAAGAGCCCCAAGGTCTCCAGGAGAACCACTTTTCAG gaTGAGCTACAAGAAGCAATTTCTGCTCGTGCAGCAAGACAGCAAACTGCTGAATACTCAGATGACTTTGACAGTGATGAGGATG CTGAGAATGTCAGCATTTCTGCACTGGATGATCGTTATAAACCATCACCTCAACCAAGAAATGTGTTAAGAAAGACCAGCCATGTAGAAGACAAAGAAGTTGCCAGGGCAGAAGATAAGACTGCTTCTTCTAGTTACAGATTACCTTCATTTTCTGCACCATCCTCCCTAACTAGGCTGAGTGACAAAATAACAACATCCGAGAAAAGGGCACTTGCTGAAAGCCCTAGTCCCGAG GGTCCATGGCTAACAAGCTCTTCACCACCATTCCCTATTCATTTTCATTCAGCTGATGAAATGTCTGGAGACTCGGATTTGTTAATGTGTGGAGAAGGCTCTCCTTCAAAAG GGCAGGATCAAACAGAATATGATGACAGCAGGGATTTGAAACTGGAGAATAATGGCAGAAAATCCCCATCTGTGATAGAACTAATGATGACTACAGTGTATGAGAAAACTAAGAAACTACAGAAATCTACTGATGACAAGCTTGAAGAAAATTTGCAAACATTGGAAGAGAAATTCATTGCTGATGGCATAAAGGAAATGTTACTGAATGATAAATCTGAAGACATGGCGGAAGTGAGCACTTCAGAGGACTCGGACAAG AAAGAATTTCAATATAAGGAAACACTTTCAGAAAAAGTGAGACCTTCTTCATCAAGCAG GTCTCTGTCTTCTACATACTTGAAGAAAGCTGGGAAAACCATCCCTCCATCTACAACTACATCTTCTCAATACTTGGGAACATTAAAGGTCTTAGACAATAAACACTTGCAAAAATATAGTGCTGAGCTTGACAAAGCAGATAGTTTACGAGCAGCTGTTTATCAG GATTGGTTGGAAAAGAAAAGAGTCTTTCTACTAGAACTGCAAAGAATTAAAAGGAACAAAGCAGAACATTTAAAGAACGCAAATGAAaag AAAGAAGCTACTAAGAAAGAAGAAGCAATTGCATCTTTTGAAGCCTGGAAGGCAATGaaagaaagagaagcaaaaaagaaaCTAGCTGAAAAAAAGAAGCTTGAGGAGTTGAAGAAACGGAGAGCAGCAGAACAGAATGAAGAGAAAAAAGAAGCAGCTCAAAAGGCA GCAtttgaaaaatggaaagaaaagaaagcagagtatTTAAGAGAGCAAAGtagaaaggaaaaacaagctGAAAGAatcaagaagaagaaagaagaggaagttaTTGCAGAAAAGAAACGAGACAGCATGTCTGCTGTTGATAAATG GaatgaaaaaaaggaagaatttgTAAAACAAAAGAAGACAGAAAAAATCCAAGAGAAAAGACGGCAAGAAATAGAACAATTTGAGAGGGGAGAAAAAGATAAAAGGGCTATGGAGGAATATGAAAGATGGCTG GAAACGAAAGAGAGGAGAGACCAGattgagaaaaaacaaaagaagctcCAGGTTATCCTTGAGGATGAAACCCCTCCTCCATGGAGCCCGCCTGGCAAAGCTGTTTCGTCAAGGAACTACTGA
- the MAP9 gene encoding microtubule-associated protein 9 isoform X2 produces MSDEDIGTTLAYTKSPKVSRRTTFQDELQEAISARAARQQTAEYSDDFDSDEDDDETTQKKALFKSEMADDLSSLLDEEKHQQMTILNSQNLTGDREDETEWSFIEKSTCHGNEGDHCNESHMAVLQNERKEITQHEFENKPVPKLREHRIKNISSAENVSISALDDRYKPSPQPRNVLRKTSHVEDKEVARAEDKTASSSYRLPSFSAPSSLTRLSDKITTSEKRALAESPSPEGPWLTSSSPPFPIHFHSADEMSGDSDLLMCGEGSPSKGQDQTEYDDSRDLKLENNGRKSPSVIELMMTTVYEKTKKLQKSTDDKLEENLQTLEEKFIADGIKEMLLNDKSEDMAEVSTSEDSDKKEFQYKETLSEKVRPSSSSRSLSSTYLKKAGKTIPPSTTTSSQYLGTLKVLDNKHLQKYSAELDKADSLRAAVYQDWLEKKRVFLLELQRIKRNKAEHLKNANEKKEATKKEEAIASFEAWKAMKEREAKKKLAEKKKLEELKKRRAAEQNEEKKEAAQKAFEKWKEKKAEYLREQSRKEKQAERIKKKKEEEVIAEKKRDSMSAVDKWNEKKEEFVKQKKTEKIQEKRRQEIEQFERGEKDKRAMEEYERWLETKERRDQIEKKQKKLQVILEDETPPPWSPPGKAVSSRNY; encoded by the exons ATGTCTGATGAAGATATTGGCACCACTTTAGCCTATACCAAGAGCCCCAAGGTCTCCAGGAGAACCACTTTTCAG gaTGAGCTACAAGAAGCAATTTCTGCTCGTGCAGCAAGACAGCAAACTGCTGAATACTCAGATGACTTTGACAGTGATGAGGATG ATGATGAGACTACTCAGAAAAAGGcccttttcaaaagtgaaatGGCTGATGACTTGTCTTCACTATTAGATGAAGAGAAACATCAACAGATGACAATTTTGAATAGCCAAAACTTGACTGGTGACAGAGAAGATGAAACAGAATGGTCATTCATTGAAAAATCAACTTGTCATGGTAATGAAGGTGACCACTGTAATGAATCACATATGGCTGTACTGCAGAATGAAAGGAAAGAAATTACTCAACATGAATTTGAAAACAAACCAGTACCAAAGCTAAGGGAGCACAGAATCAAGAATATATCATCAG CTGAGAATGTCAGCATTTCTGCACTGGATGATCGTTATAAACCATCACCTCAACCAAGAAATGTGTTAAGAAAGACCAGCCATGTAGAAGACAAAGAAGTTGCCAGGGCAGAAGATAAGACTGCTTCTTCTAGTTACAGATTACCTTCATTTTCTGCACCATCCTCCCTAACTAGGCTGAGTGACAAAATAACAACATCCGAGAAAAGGGCACTTGCTGAAAGCCCTAGTCCCGAG GGTCCATGGCTAACAAGCTCTTCACCACCATTCCCTATTCATTTTCATTCAGCTGATGAAATGTCTGGAGACTCGGATTTGTTAATGTGTGGAGAAGGCTCTCCTTCAAAAG GGCAGGATCAAACAGAATATGATGACAGCAGGGATTTGAAACTGGAGAATAATGGCAGAAAATCCCCATCTGTGATAGAACTAATGATGACTACAGTGTATGAGAAAACTAAGAAACTACAGAAATCTACTGATGACAAGCTTGAAGAAAATTTGCAAACATTGGAAGAGAAATTCATTGCTGATGGCATAAAGGAAATGTTACTGAATGATAAATCTGAAGACATGGCGGAAGTGAGCACTTCAGAGGACTCGGACAAG AAAGAATTTCAATATAAGGAAACACTTTCAGAAAAAGTGAGACCTTCTTCATCAAGCAG GTCTCTGTCTTCTACATACTTGAAGAAAGCTGGGAAAACCATCCCTCCATCTACAACTACATCTTCTCAATACTTGGGAACATTAAAGGTCTTAGACAATAAACACTTGCAAAAATATAGTGCTGAGCTTGACAAAGCAGATAGTTTACGAGCAGCTGTTTATCAG GATTGGTTGGAAAAGAAAAGAGTCTTTCTACTAGAACTGCAAAGAATTAAAAGGAACAAAGCAGAACATTTAAAGAACGCAAATGAAaag AAAGAAGCTACTAAGAAAGAAGAAGCAATTGCATCTTTTGAAGCCTGGAAGGCAATGaaagaaagagaagcaaaaaagaaaCTAGCTGAAAAAAAGAAGCTTGAGGAGTTGAAGAAACGGAGAGCAGCAGAACAGAATGAAGAGAAAAAAGAAGCAGCTCAAAAG GCAtttgaaaaatggaaagaaaagaaagcagagtatTTAAGAGAGCAAAGtagaaaggaaaaacaagctGAAAGAatcaagaagaagaaagaagaggaagttaTTGCAGAAAAGAAACGAGACAGCATGTCTGCTGTTGATAAATG GaatgaaaaaaaggaagaatttgTAAAACAAAAGAAGACAGAAAAAATCCAAGAGAAAAGACGGCAAGAAATAGAACAATTTGAGAGGGGAGAAAAAGATAAAAGGGCTATGGAGGAATATGAAAGATGGCTG GAAACGAAAGAGAGGAGAGACCAGattgagaaaaaacaaaagaagctcCAGGTTATCCTTGAGGATGAAACCCCTCCTCCATGGAGCCCGCCTGGCAAAGCTGTTTCGTCAAGGAACTACTGA